The following are from one region of the Sorghum bicolor cultivar BTx623 chromosome 2, Sorghum_bicolor_NCBIv3, whole genome shotgun sequence genome:
- the LOC8059731 gene encoding uncharacterized protein LOC8059731 isoform X1: MMFHDLLVNPSGLPKDEQSNAVTPLYSLDAEFSKPMWIFGVSSYDFLGIDDTSHKIVCCYRQNGKSYVGVLDHNSESFSKIDIPFSSVTNIVVSALQALAGTVFVSVSGRGLRRPREARALDRSLEEQAAASSIRASQTRTRSGLRGATTCGEEQSILANSFVGT, translated from the exons ATGATGTTTCATGATCTCCTAGTGAACCCAAGTGGTCTTCCAAAG GATGAGCAGAGCAATGCGGTAACACCTCTGTATTCACTTGATGCTGAATTCTCCAAGCCCATGTGGATTTTTGGTGTCAGCTCCTATGATTTCCTTGGAATAGATGATACAAGTCACAAAATCGTTTGCTGTTACAG GCAGAATGGAAAGTCATATGTCGGGGTGCTTGACCACAATTCTGAGTCCTTTTCGAAAATTGATATTCCCTTCTCTTCTGTAACTAACATAGTG GTGTCTGCGCTGCAGGCACTGGCGGGCACCGTGTTCGTGTCCGTGTCCGGCCGGGGACTGCGGAGGCCGAGGGAGGCAAGAGCACTCGATCGATCGCTCGAGGAGCAAGCAGCAGCGTCTTCAATTCGTGCGTCGCAGACTCGTACTCGATCG GGATTGAGAGGAGCAACGACATGTGGAGAGGAGCAGAGCATCTTGGCAAATTCATTTGTTGGGACCTAG
- the LOC8059731 gene encoding uncharacterized protein LOC8059731 isoform X2, whose product MMFHDLLVNPSGLPKDEQSNAVTPLYSLDAEFSKPMWIFGVSSYDFLGIDDTSHKIVCCYRQNGKSYVGVLDHNSESFSKIDIPFSSVTNIVALAGTVFVSVSGRGLRRPREARALDRSLEEQAAASSIRASQTRTRSGLRGATTCGEEQSILANSFVGT is encoded by the exons ATGATGTTTCATGATCTCCTAGTGAACCCAAGTGGTCTTCCAAAG GATGAGCAGAGCAATGCGGTAACACCTCTGTATTCACTTGATGCTGAATTCTCCAAGCCCATGTGGATTTTTGGTGTCAGCTCCTATGATTTCCTTGGAATAGATGATACAAGTCACAAAATCGTTTGCTGTTACAG GCAGAATGGAAAGTCATATGTCGGGGTGCTTGACCACAATTCTGAGTCCTTTTCGAAAATTGATATTCCCTTCTCTTCTGTAACTAACATAGTG GCACTGGCGGGCACCGTGTTCGTGTCCGTGTCCGGCCGGGGACTGCGGAGGCCGAGGGAGGCAAGAGCACTCGATCGATCGCTCGAGGAGCAAGCAGCAGCGTCTTCAATTCGTGCGTCGCAGACTCGTACTCGATCG GGATTGAGAGGAGCAACGACATGTGGAGAGGAGCAGAGCATCTTGGCAAATTCATTTGTTGGGACCTAG
- the LOC8059731 gene encoding uncharacterized protein LOC8059731 isoform X3 — translation MMFHDLLVNPSGLPKDEQSNAVTPLYSLDAEFSKPMWIFGVSSYDFLGIDDTSHKIVCCYRQNGKSYVGVLDHNSESFSKIDIPFSSVTNIVVSALQALAGTVFVSVSGRGLRRPREARALDRSLEEQAAASSIRASQTRTRSKILHTVHGNV, via the exons ATGATGTTTCATGATCTCCTAGTGAACCCAAGTGGTCTTCCAAAG GATGAGCAGAGCAATGCGGTAACACCTCTGTATTCACTTGATGCTGAATTCTCCAAGCCCATGTGGATTTTTGGTGTCAGCTCCTATGATTTCCTTGGAATAGATGATACAAGTCACAAAATCGTTTGCTGTTACAG GCAGAATGGAAAGTCATATGTCGGGGTGCTTGACCACAATTCTGAGTCCTTTTCGAAAATTGATATTCCCTTCTCTTCTGTAACTAACATAGTG GTGTCTGCGCTGCAGGCACTGGCGGGCACCGTGTTCGTGTCCGTGTCCGGCCGGGGACTGCGGAGGCCGAGGGAGGCAAGAGCACTCGATCGATCGCTCGAGGAGCAAGCAGCAGCGTCTTCAATTCGTGCGTCGCAGACTCGTACTCGATCG AAAATTCTTCATACTGTGCATGGAAATGTTTGA